TGCCTTTAACACTTTTAGAATTTTTCTGCCTCAAGAAAAGGAAAGCACGCTTGATCTGgtcacagacacaacacacatgaAACCCCTGAGGCCCCAAGGACatgtgtttttgttggttttagaCATTCTCATGAGAACTTTAGGTCTCACAGCACAAATCCTTCGGATTCTGCCTGGACAAATACCACATGTGGATTCTGGTGCTTTCTTGATCTTTTTGGTATAAAGGTAAAAAATCGTATTACAGGGTTTGGGGTCAGGCTGCTTACTGTTCGTACAggcttcccccttcccccccataCACGAACCGATATCTTAGGAGACATCGTGACAGATGCTTGCGTATATTCAGATATTACAATCAGTGCTGGCAGAACTCACGACGGGAGCCTGCAGTACACACTTGAGCCTCTAGGCGGCGCAAGCGCAAACGGTCTCGGGggtggcggcgggggggggggggggcgagccGCGGAGCACGCCTCTCCGTAGCCCTGTGGAACCTCTCGGCTTCCGTTGAGCATGAGCAAGATGGCAGCCTCCGAGACGGTTAGGCTACGGCTTCAATTTGACTACCCGCCGCCGGCCACGCCGCACTGCACGGTCTTCTGGCTTCTGGTGGACCTGAACAGATGCCGAGTTGTCACGGATCTCATCAGTCTCATCCGCCAGCGCTTCGGCTTCAGTTCCGGGGCGCTCCTGGGCCTCTACCTGGAAGGGGGGCTGCTGCCCCCCGCCGAGAGCGCGCGCCTGGTGAGAGACAACGACTGCCTCAGGTGTGCGGGGGCGCGCGGCGCGGGCGTGGGTAGGAGGGTGGGTGGGGTATGCGGGCGGGGGCGCGCTGGCCGGACCGCGCGTCCACCGGCCCGGGGTGGCGAGCTAACTGCAGAGAGGCACAGGCGGGGAGGTCTGGAGTGGTCCAGCCCGTTGGATGGTGCAGcatccttccctctgcccctgccttctcATCCCAGGGCGGCTAGACTTGGAGCAGCTCTGATGCTCCAGGGGCGGGCGGGCCCAGGGGTCCCTCAGCCAGCCGGGCTCTGTGTGCCCGTCCGCATGGCCACAGACCCGCCTTCTCTGGGCAGCACTCGGTGCGGGAGACCAAAGCAGGAAGGAGAGTAATGTTTTCATGAGCATGCGTGGAATGTCCCACCTTAGCTTCTTGGCCATGGCCGCTGAGGCTAATTTGGTGGGTGTCATTCTGCGTCTCGGTTCATGTGCCATTGGGTTCCTTTGAATTGCTTTTGGAATCCATTTCAGTTGTGAATAGGGACCGCAGACCCGGGGGTCAGGGTAGGGGgtcggggtaggggtggggagcgTGTTTCAGTTGCAAAAACACAACAAAGCCTTAGATTGGATCCCCAGCCTCCCAAACagggaatcccagcactggggaggtggagacaagtgattcagaagttcaaagtcattcttggctaaatagttcaaggtcagcttgacacacataagaccctggttttttgtttgtttgtttgtttgttttaaagtaaaCGCCGGACagggtggcccatgcctttagtctcagcactcagaggcaggtggatctcttgactTAAAGGCCTTGGTCTTCATagcgagttccatgacagccagggctctgtagtgagaccctgactcaaaaaacaaaacaacagaatagGAACACACAATAACTtacgttttgttttattttgtggtgctgagtttggaactcagagcctcatacatgctgggcaagtgctctatcactgagtatATTCCCAAACCTCACACAATATAGTTTTAAATATACTCTTAGAAATTGAAAAactaagccagatgtggtggtacatacctttaatcccaatacactcaggagtcagaggcaagcaggtctctgtgagtacgaagccagtcttgtctacatagtgagttccagtcaaTGAGggttatgtagagaaaccctgtctcaaacaataacaaagaaattttttttaaaaattgacactGAAGTGAGTATCCAGGGGTGATTGCAGTGTGACTAGTTGACACATGGCTTAGTTATTATCTCAGATGGTGGTGAGATGTGATGGATCATTCCAGTTCACATTCATATCTTGGCTGAATTAgtccatccccctcccccacctttaaGATTCAGCTAAAGTGAATTAATTTCAGAATTGTAAACCAGACTATTTCTTGCTTGCCTTTGTTATTTAATATTGCTTTCTCTAGAGAGTGTCACATTTACAAGATTTCTTCAGAACATCAGGGAAATGAACTCGAAACAATGACCATATCTTCgtatctctctctcttaaatcAGGAATGCTATTAGTAATTTTTAttagtaatgtttttatttattagtacTGTTCAGCTTCAGGTGACAACTTGAAATAGTCCAAATTTCAAAGTTCTTCCCCTCACGCCTTTAATTTTTGAGGCAAATTCTCTCATGtaagtcaggctggccttgaactacagagatctacttgcttctgtctcccaagtgctgggattaaaggcattcaaggctcttttccctttttcttttttcttttttgagatagggcttcttgatgtagaccaggcaggctttgaacacagagacccacctgcctctgcctcctaagtgctgggattaaaggcattcgctaccatgcctggctgctctttttcctttcctttttattgactgAAATAAGTCCATTCTCATTACAATTGAAGGACTatttaaacaaagagaaagagctgTGTCTCTATCTATTAAGTTTAATGAATTAATAACTTGCTGCTGGCTACAGTTAATACTTAGATTAATGGATTACCTaggaattacatttttaaaatttatttatttatttattttatgtatatgaatgttctatctgcatgtacaattttatgccagaagagggcaccagatctcattacagatggttgtgagccactatgtggttgctgggaattgaacttaggacctctggaagatcagccactactcttaaccgctaagccatctttccagcccaaatTACATTCTTACGATGATGTTAATGATGTCAAAAACAACAGTGAAATCTGTTACAAGTAATAATTGTAGCAGATGACAGGGAAATTCCTCCTAAATGCCTCAAATGAACAATTGCATGTGGAAAAATGGTACCCCTGTGGgcctgagaatgtagctcagtagctgaatgagtgtttgcctagctaGCATGCCTGAGGTCCTAGATTCAGCCAGGGAGCTAGAGGGGTGGATGTAGTGAGCCTCGCTGGTAAATGATGTAGAtcatagtaaaacaaaacaaaacaaaaagactacatgactcagtagctaagagcactgtctactcttgtagaagaccctGGTTCAGGGTTCAGGTCCCGCACCTACATGATAGCTCACTACAGTCCCAGGagagtctgatgccctcttctggtctttatggatactgcatacacatgggacacaaatatacatgcatcaaaacacccaaacaaagaaaaagaaataaaaatctcaaaaaaatttaattaaaaaagaaaggcaacTAAATGTGAaagtttgggggtttgtttgtttgttactctttttgtttttttccagtttctcgagacagggtttctctgtgtagctttgcgcctttcctgcatcttgctccatagaccaggctggcctcgaactcacaaagatccgcctgcctctgcctcccgagtgctgggattaaaggcgtgcgccaccacctcccggcattGTTTCTTACTCTTTATAATTGTCTTCCCCTGACAGAttcattatgtgtatatgtgtctgtgtcttgtatgtgtatgtgcacatatgcgtTGGGTTGATGCCTAGTGCCTTCCTCAGTTATGATCGACCTTATCtttcagagacaggatctctcactgaacctggaaccgAGCTAGGCTGGCCTGGCCAGGTGGCTCCAGGgatcgcctggctctgtctgGCTCCATTTCCCTGGTGCTGTAACCGACATTCagattcattttatgtttttactcattttaaagcAAAGCTGGATGGTTAATATGTTCACCTTTTAGAATGGCTAACGCACACATAGTAGAAAGATTGTGAATTAAGGAAAAAGGGGGCATGAAGTTGGGGGCGTCTGAGAGAAGCTGGAAgctggtgtttgtgtgtgaatgtgattgaaattaattttatgtgtgtatgaaattgtcaataaataaaaatgttatattgtttaaaaaattgaattttgAAGATAGGCAAGCCAAGGTTGGAATATCCTTCTACTACTTATCAGCCCTGGGTCTTGGAAGGCCCCTGTTTGAGTTGTAGTTTTGAGACCTGTGACATGAAAGATTTCTAGTTTGTTGGTAATGTTTAAGTTAGAAAGAAATGTATGGGACACAGTAGATATTAAGTTAATAAAACTAGCCACAATGAGCACGGTATGATGatactgcctttaatcccagcactcaggaggaggaagaggcaggtggatctctgtgtgttggaggccagcctgatctccttagcaagttccaggccacctaaTGTGacgtagtgagatcctgtctcaaaacaacaaagacgAAACAAAACTAGCCAATGAATGGGTTGTGCTCTGTGGGTCATTTTGTGGAGCGTTCATCCTTAGGCTGTGTGGCAGTCTGCCGCTGTGGCCATGTGGAACTGcatcctggagctctgcttgCTAGTTGCTCTCTTCTTTTGACAGGGTTAAATTAGAAGATGGAGGACTCCCTGAGAATCTGGTCATAAGAAATGGTGGCGACTCTCATTTTGTACCCAGAAAAGCGAAGAAGCGGGCTTTTAAGTTGGTGGAGGATGAAGAGACGGAACTGGGTTCCAAGTGCTCAAAGAAGCCCTGGAAAAAGCAGGAGGAGGGCCATAGTGAGAAGGCCTTGGGCCCGGAAACAAAACAGGTTCCAGATGAGATGGGGAGGGcgagaaacaagagaaagagcAAAGTAACCGGCAGcccagcagaggaggaggaagaggccaaaaagaaatcaccaaaaagaaaggagaaatgtgaaCATAAGAAGCAGACCAAGGCCTCCAAGTCTTCCAAAACACCAGCGCCCAAGGAGTGGAGCCCACAGAACTGCAGCTCCCCCAGGGGCTCCCCCAGAGGCTCCCCGAAGGGCTCCCCCAAGTGCTCCCCCAGAAGCAGCCTCACTAAAGCCCGGAGGAAAAGCAACGCGGGACCCAAAGGGAGCCCAGGCTACCTGTCAGAGTCGGATTCCGGTCCAGAGTCAGTCGGCGATGACCACTGCAGTGTCACAGTGCAGGGGGGCACCTTTTCCGAGAAACTGTCAGCTGAGCTGTTGAAAGATGGGCCCGCTACAAAATCTGCAGCTGCCACCAGACagtcctcaaagcctgccttcgcCTTCAGCTCCGGCAAGGGCAAGGCCGCCCGAACCTCCTCATCCAGTTCAGACTCCAGTTCGGAGTCAGAGGACCAGTTTGTGGTGTCCCAGAACATCCCCGAGGGCACCTCGGACTTCCTAAAGGCAGCAGGCCTCTTTGCAGGGCAAGGGTGTCCAGAGCTGATGGTGCAGACGCC
This Peromyscus leucopus breed LL Stock chromosome 8b, UCI_PerLeu_2.1, whole genome shotgun sequence DNA region includes the following protein-coding sequences:
- the Coil gene encoding coilin; amino-acid sequence: MSKMAASETVRLRLQFDYPPPATPHCTVFWLLVDLNRCRVVTDLISLIRQRFGFSSGALLGLYLEGGLLPPAESARLVRDNDCLRVKLEDGGLPENLVIRNGGDSHFVPRKAKKRAFKLVEDEETELGSKCSKKPWKKQEEGHSEKALGPETKQVPDEMGRARNKRKSKVTGSPAEEEEEAKKKSPKRKEKCEHKKQTKASKSSKTPAPKEWSPQNCSSPRGSPRGSPKGSPKCSPRSSLTKARRKSNAGPKGSPGYLSESDSGPESVGDDHCSVTVQGGTFSEKLSAELLKDGPATKSAAATRQSSKPAFAFSSGKGKAARTSSSSSDSSSESEDQFVVSQNIPEGTSDFLKAAGLFAGQGCPELMVQTPGIMGWKTDSSRGRQTAGPSPSVPVSSSLGRGWGRGEDFLFGKGLRGRGVRGRGRGRGHAISCILNRSSESQKQKQLNDILTNSSIVIQNPVETHKKDYSLLPQLAAAPQVGEKIAFKLLELTSDYSPDVSDYKEGKILSHNPETQQVDIEVLSSLPALKEPGKFDLVYHNENGTEVVEYAVTQERRISVHWKELIDPRLIIDSSNSISSK